TTATTATTTATTTAGTTATTTATTGTGACTTATTCAAAAAATAAGTTGTCTTAAAAAATAGGGAGAAATATGTCAGAGGTTCTGTATGAGTTTTATACAGGTTTAACAATGACACAGGGTAATGATTCAGCTTTAAGTAGTAAATCACCATTGAAGGCTTTTTCAAATCAGACTATTGATTGGGACTTATCTCCTGAAAAGGCAGTAACCTTACATCTAGAGTATGGCAACAATAATTGGCATGTCATACATACAGGGGGTTGTTCTGGTCATGATTCTTCTGTTTATTTTATAGTTGATACATATAGTGATCCTATACAAGTACGCCTTATTCGAAGGAATTTTGAAATGGCAGAACACCTTATTAGTATACCATTACCGGATACGTTAGTTAAACTTTTTCAAAAAGAGTATGGAAATATTCGTGGTGTATTTGAACCTCTCCCTGAGATTAAGGAATGGCTACGTACAGAGCTTGGCCAATAGTATTTAAGTAGTCCAGTTGTATAATATTATTAGTTATAGAGCCAACAAGAAACATTATGATTATTGCCAATATATGTAGAGGGAGGTTTTATTATACAACGTTCATGTGCTAGTGGGCAACGAGGTCTAAAGTTGCAACCTATGGGGAGTTTTCCTAAAGCTGGAACCGTCCCAGGTATAGATTCTAGACGTAATTTGCCCTTTTTTAATAAGGGAATAGCATTCATTAAAGCTTGTGTATATGGGTGTGCAGGCTTTTTGAATAAATCATATACAGATGCGTTTTCTATAACTTCTCCTGCATACATAACACATACTTCGTCTGCCATTTCAGCTACTACTCCTAAATTATGAGTTATAAGTAGCATACTCATTTGATGTTTTTCAATAAGCTGTCTAAGTAGCACAAGAAGTTGTCTTTGAATCGTTACATCTAAGGCTGTAGTTGGTTCATCAGCAATAAGTAGACTGGGTGAACAACTAAGAGCCATAGCAATCATTATACGCTGTCGTATGCCTCCTGATAATTGATGTGGATAGTCCAAAATACGTTTTTCCGGAGATGAAATACCAACAATTTTAAGTAGCTCTATAGCTTTATGAAGAGCGTCTTTCTTTGAGAAGTGAAGATGTTGAATAAGTGGTTCTGCTATTTGATCTCCTACACGGATGACAGGGTTGAGAGATGTCATTGGTTCTTGAAAAATCATTCCAATATCTTTACCTCTTTTTTCCCTTATTTCTGCTTCTGAAAGCTGAGTAAGTTCTTTGTTGTTAAATAAAATTTGTCCAGATATAATACGTCCATATTCAGGAAGAAGTTTTAGCAAGGCTAATGCTGTCATAGTCTTCCCACACCCAGACTCTCCAACTAGGCATAACGTTTTCCCTTTATTAAGACAAAATTGGATATGTTGGAGAATTGTTATAGGGGTATCCAGATTAAACTGTACTGAGAGATCAGTTACTTGAAGAAGGTATTCTGTTTGTTTAACTAAGTATTGTTGCTGCATAGAGTTACTCAATAGTGAAATATAATGTTTGTTATATATAATATAATGGTTAGATAACGTATAATAAAAGATATATAAAGTAACTTATTATAAAGGGATACAAAATTCTATTGACAATCATTATCAAAAAGTTCAAAATATTATTATTCTAGAGAGGTAATACATTATGATAGGTTGGGATTCAGTCCTTACAGGTGGAATTATTATATATACTATTATTTTTGTAACTATTAAGCTTTTTCGGTTAAAGCAATCATGTAATCCCACAAAAAAAAATAGTTGTACAGGGTGTACTTCAAATCATAACTGTTGTTCTATAGAGCATAGTCTAAAATAACATAAAACTTGGAGTTACGGAACATAGGTAAAAGTTAATGATATTGAATTAACCCATTATGTTTTTTGTAATATAATTATATAGTTATTTTTTATGATGGCTCCTTTAGATAAAGGATGATTTTTGTCTATAAAAAGTTTAATTATTATAGATAAATATAGATAGTTTGTAAAAATTGGGAGGAGATATGTCTGCAGTTGTTGATAGTATGACACCATTTCCTTGTTCAGAACATGATGAGCTTCCAGTTATAAATGAAGCAACAGCATGCTGTGTCTTTGATAAGGTAGAGAGTTATATTTCATTGCGTGATTTAAAAGTAGGACAACATGCTCGTGTTGTACGTGTGCAAGCAGATGGAGAGCTAGGAAGACGTATCCGTGATATGGGTCTTGTCCCAGGGACAGAGGTAACTATTGTTGGGAGGGCACCTCTTAAAGATCCAGTTGCATTAAGGTTACTAGGTTTTACTCTTAGTCTTAGAAATAGTGAAGCAGACTATGTGATGGTATCACCTATTTCATAAATAATATGAGTAAGTATTAAAGTAAAAATATACCATTAATTTGTATATAAAATGGTTAAAGTAACCTTTAGTATTATATAGTTGTTTTTCCCCTTCCATTTGATATATTACCAAGTTAAGTGAGATTATGGTTATTTTACAAAAACAAACATTTGCTTTAGCCGGTAATCCCAATTCAGGTAAGTCAACGCTTTTTAATACTATTACAGGTTCTCATCAGCATGTGGGAAACTATCCAGGTATTACAGTTGAACAGAAAGAAGGCTTTTTACATACAGATACTGATGAAATTTTGCGTATAATTGATCTTCCTGGAACATACTCTTTAACAGCATACACAGAAGAAGAAAAAGTAGCTCGGATGGTCCTTCTCAATGAACATCCAGATGTTGTGATTAATGTTTTAAATGCTAATGCATTAGAAAGGAATTTATATTTAACTGTACAACTTCTTGAAATGGGTATGCCTCTTGTCCTTGCCCTCAATATGATGGACGAAGTTGAGTCACATGGTTTAAGTATTAACATCAAGAAGCTTTCTTCTAAGATGGGTTTACCTGTTGTCCCAACAGTTGCCCGAACAGGAAAAGGTTGTAAAAGATTAATACTAGAAGCATGTCACTTAGCAGATGCACGAAGAGGTGTGGAAAAAAAACCTTTACTAATTTCTTATGGTCCAGATCTTGATCCTGTAATTAAGTTTATGGAAGAAAAAATTCAAGAGGCAGAATTTACAATCAAGAATACTCCTGCACGCTGGATTGCACTAAAATTTTTGGAGATGGATGAGGAATTAATAGAAAAAACTCGTCAGTTAAATCTTAATTTATCAAAACAACTTGAAGAAAAAGTTGCAGAAGTAACTGCTCATTTACATGCAACTTTTGATACATGTCCTGAGGCTGTAATAGCTGATTATAGGTATGGATATATTTCTGCTGTTCTGAGAGAAGGAGTTCTTACACAGCAGGATCCTGTGCGTTATAGAATTAAATTGTCAGATAAGCTAGACACTGTTCTTACACATAAGTTTTTTGGTCCAGTATTCATGTTTTTTATACTTTATGCTATTTATCATTTCACATTTACATTAGGGGCAATCCCTATGGGTTGGGTAGCATCTCTTTTTTCATTTCTTAGAACACAGGCAGGACTTTTACTGCCTTCAGGACTTTTAAAATCTTTAGTCATTTCTGGTATTATTGATGGTGTGGGAGGAGTTATGAGCTTTATCCCACTAATTTTATTAATTTTTTTACAGATTGCTGTACTTGAAGATTCTGGATATATGGCTCGGATGGCATATATGTTAGACCGAGTATTTCGTTTTTTTGGGCTTCACGGATGTTCAGTTGTTCCGTTTATCATTGGGGGGGGTATTGCAGGAGGATGTGCAGTTCCTGGTGTACTCGCAGCTAGGACATTACGTAGTCCTCGTGAAAAACTAGCTACATTACTAGTTATCCCATTTATGAGTTGTGGAGCAAAATTACCAGTATTTATTCTCTTTGCTGGTGTATTTTTCCCAGGTCATGAAGCAAGTATTATGTTTGGGTTAACTCTTGCCGGTTGGGGGATAGCACTATTAACAGCTAAACTTTTTCGTTCAACAATTATTAGAGGTCCTTCAACTCCTTTTGTTATGGAGTTGCCGCCTTATAGATTACCTCTTTTAAAAGGACTGTTTATTCATACGTATGAACGTACTTGGAGTTATCTGAAGAAAGCAGGAACAACTATTCTTCTTATATCAATTTTGTTTTGGGCAGCAATGACATATCCAGAACTTTCAAAAGATAGGTTAGCAATATATTCAAAAAAGGAGGAAGTGATTCAAACAGAAATTAAGCTTACCCAAGCTAAAGGTGGTGATATATCTAGCCTTCAAGACTCACTCCAAGATGTAAAAAAGCAGGTTGGAGAAGAATCGTTACGTAATTCTCTAGCAGGAAGAGTTGGTTTGTTTCTTGAACCTATAACAGAAATTGCAGGATTTAATTGGCAGATGGATATTGCTTTGCTAGGTGGCTTTGTAGCTAAAGAAATTATTATTGCTACATTAGGTACAGCATACTCATTAGGAGATGTAGATCCTCAAGATGCAAAACCGCTTGCAGAACAACTACATCAAGATAAAAGTTGGACATTGGCTTCGGCTTTAGCCTTACTTGTTTTTGTATTATTATATGCACCATGTCTTGTGACGCTTGTAACTATTCGTCAAGAAACAGGTTCATGGGGATGGCCTATATTTAGTATGATTTTTAATACACTATTAGCATTTATATTAGCAGTCATTGTTAGATACGTATCCTTGCTATTTTTATGACCTTTATTGTGGAGTTTGTTTGAGAATTCTATGTAATAAGGTTAGTGGATGAAGAGCTTCTACTCCTGTATGATGGTACATTTGTAGTCTACATGTTCCACACTCTGAAAGTGTAAATAATGCACCACTTTTTTTAATTATATCAAATAAATTGTTACCGATAGATGTAGCAATATCATATTTATCTTTTTTAAATCCATAACTGCCAGAAATTCCACAGCAGCCAGCTTCTGCATCTTCAATATTAGCTCCTGGTAACCTTTGAAGAAGTTCAAAGCCTGGTTTACCAATTCCTTGAGCTTTTAGATGGCAAGCTGTATGATAAAGAAGCTTAGTCGAATGGAGTGTTACATTAATTTGTAACTCTTTAGATTCTATAAGTTTTATAATAAACTCACATGCATCTTCAATATTCCTAGAAAATGAAGTAACTTGATCTATCATCTCTGGGAAAAGTTCTGCATATTCTTGTTTAAGAGTAAGGGCACAACTAGGACACATTGTGACAATTGGTATGTTTTGTTCTGCATACTGTTGGAGTATCTTACTATTATGGTGAGCTACTTTTTTCCCTTCACTATAATAGCCATTAGAAATAAGTGGTAGATTACAACATCTAACTTTTGGTAATATAACTTCGTAGTTTGCTTTTTCCATTATAGCAACAAAGTCCATACCAGTTTGTGGTTCATAGTAATTAATATAACAGCCAGGGAAAAATACAACTTTTTTTGTATAATGACCCTTCTGTTTTTTTTTATATTTGCTATATAATTTTGGGAAATATGTAGGTGCGAAAAAAGGGATAGAGGCACGTCGATCAATTCCAATTTTATCAAGTAACCAACGAGTAATAGGACTTTTCATTCCAATAAGTTGTAATTGATAAGGTATCCACTTTATAAGTTTTGCTAAAAACGGAGCATGCGCAAGAAGCCAGTCTCTAAAGGGAGGACGTCTTGTTCTGTAATATTCGGCACGAGCTAACATATTTAGAGAAGAGATTTTTACATTTGAAGGGCAGCTTATATCACAACATTTACAATTAGAACAATAAGATAGTCCTTCTATCTCTTTTTGTTGTTTGAGTCTAAATCGTTCAGCTGATGGTCCTGTGAGTTTTGGACCTTTAAATTTTTTTGTAGCTGCTATTACAGGACAATTGATAGTACATATAGAGCAAGTTATACAACTATCAATAGATTCAAGAGGATTCATAACATTTACCTTTATACATTTAGAGAAGCAAAGTATGCTGTAGATATTGCTACACCATTCCCAGACTTTTCATAGGCAGAGTCATATCCATTAAGTGTATTTCCAATAAAAAAGACATTATCACAAATAGGATTTCCATCAGAGTCAGTTGGACGAAGGAAGGAATCAACAGTTGGTCCAATCATACTAAATAAATGTGATTTTTTTATTTTAGGATAAAGTTCTTTATTTGCCCA
The sequence above is drawn from the Lawsonia intracellularis PHE/MN1-00 genome and encodes:
- the feoB gene encoding ferrous iron transport protein B — translated: MVILQKQTFALAGNPNSGKSTLFNTITGSHQHVGNYPGITVEQKEGFLHTDTDEILRIIDLPGTYSLTAYTEEEKVARMVLLNEHPDVVINVLNANALERNLYLTVQLLEMGMPLVLALNMMDEVESHGLSINIKKLSSKMGLPVVPTVARTGKGCKRLILEACHLADARRGVEKKPLLISYGPDLDPVIKFMEEKIQEAEFTIKNTPARWIALKFLEMDEELIEKTRQLNLNLSKQLEEKVAEVTAHLHATFDTCPEAVIADYRYGYISAVLREGVLTQQDPVRYRIKLSDKLDTVLTHKFFGPVFMFFILYAIYHFTFTLGAIPMGWVASLFSFLRTQAGLLLPSGLLKSLVISGIIDGVGGVMSFIPLILLIFLQIAVLEDSGYMARMAYMLDRVFRFFGLHGCSVVPFIIGGGIAGGCAVPGVLAARTLRSPREKLATLLVIPFMSCGAKLPVFILFAGVFFPGHEASIMFGLTLAGWGIALLTAKLFRSTIIRGPSTPFVMELPPYRLPLLKGLFIHTYERTWSYLKKAGTTILLISILFWAAMTYPELSKDRLAIYSKKEEVIQTEIKLTQAKGGDISSLQDSLQDVKKQVGEESLRNSLAGRVGLFLEPITEIAGFNWQMDIALLGGFVAKEIIIATLGTAYSLGDVDPQDAKPLAEQLHQDKSWTLASALALLVFVLLYAPCLVTLVTIRQETGSWGWPIFSMIFNTLLAFILAVIVRYVSLLFL
- a CDS encoding ABC transporter ATP-binding protein; this encodes MQQQYLVKQTEYLLQVTDLSVQFNLDTPITILQHIQFCLNKGKTLCLVGESGCGKTMTALALLKLLPEYGRIISGQILFNNKELTQLSEAEIREKRGKDIGMIFQEPMTSLNPVIRVGDQIAEPLIQHLHFSKKDALHKAIELLKIVGISSPEKRILDYPHQLSGGIRQRIMIAMALSCSPSLLIADEPTTALDVTIQRQLLVLLRQLIEKHQMSMLLITHNLGVVAEMADEVCVMYAGEVIENASVYDLFKKPAHPYTQALMNAIPLLKKGKLRLESIPGTVPALGKLPIGCNFRPRCPLAHERCIIKPPSTYIGNNHNVSCWLYN
- a CDS encoding DVU0772 family protein codes for the protein MSEVLYEFYTGLTMTQGNDSALSSKSPLKAFSNQTIDWDLSPEKAVTLHLEYGNNNWHVIHTGGCSGHDSSVYFIVDTYSDPIQVRLIRRNFEMAEHLISIPLPDTLVKLFQKEYGNIRGVFEPLPEIKEWLRTELGQ
- a CDS encoding FeoA family protein → MSLRDLKVGQHARVVRVQADGELGRRIRDMGLVPGTEVTIVGRAPLKDPVALRLLGFTLSLRNSEADYVMVSPIS
- a CDS encoding anaerobic glycerol-3-phosphate dehydrogenase subunit C, with amino-acid sequence MNPLESIDSCITCSICTINCPVIAATKKFKGPKLTGPSAERFRLKQQKEIEGLSYCSNCKCCDISCPSNVKISSLNMLARAEYYRTRRPPFRDWLLAHAPFLAKLIKWIPYQLQLIGMKSPITRWLLDKIGIDRRASIPFFAPTYFPKLYSKYKKKQKGHYTKKVVFFPGCYINYYEPQTGMDFVAIMEKANYEVILPKVRCCNLPLISNGYYSEGKKVAHHNSKILQQYAEQNIPIVTMCPSCALTLKQEYAELFPEMIDQVTSFSRNIEDACEFIIKLIESKELQINVTLHSTKLLYHTACHLKAQGIGKPGFELLQRLPGANIEDAEAGCCGISGSYGFKKDKYDIATSIGNNLFDIIKKSGALFTLSECGTCRLQMYHHTGVEALHPLTLLHRILKQTPQ